Proteins from a genomic interval of Youhaiella tibetensis:
- a CDS encoding BolA family protein codes for MSVRDTMIEKLSVKFEPEHLEVIDDSHKHRGHAGWREGGETHFRVRIATRHFAGMTRLAQHRAVMEALDAEIKGGVHALAIEVLPPGAPTQLPRDIA; via the coding sequence ATGTCCGTCCGCGACACCATGATCGAGAAACTTTCCGTCAAATTTGAGCCCGAGCACCTCGAGGTGATCGACGACAGCCACAAACATCGTGGCCATGCCGGCTGGCGCGAGGGCGGAGAAACGCATTTCCGCGTCAGAATCGCGACCCGGCATTTTGCCGGGATGACCCGCCTGGCGCAACACCGCGCCGTGATGGAGGCGCTCGACGCCGAAATCAAGGGGGGTGTGCATGCCCTGGCGATCGAGGTGCTGCCGCCCGGCGCCCCCACGCAATTGCCCAGGGATATCGCCTGA
- a CDS encoding J domain-containing protein, whose amino-acid sequence MKLDSKLFDAIRIRPRHQEEPKVEAPPCAWEGCDQAGLYRAPKGHRAEGEYHHFCLEHVRHYNIAFNFFSGMSQDDVEAYVSRTTQTDGRPTWGMGAKPGPGAQPNRPGKGSKTYARGERFHDPFHVFARYQRYQNKSAGPKTERKRPLGELDRRAFEALGLEGVAKSDEIKKAYKALVKIHHPDANGGDRSSEDRLRAIIVAYTHLKNTGYVTR is encoded by the coding sequence ATGAAACTGGATTCCAAGCTGTTCGATGCCATCCGCATCCGGCCCCGGCACCAGGAAGAGCCCAAGGTGGAAGCCCCGCCTTGTGCCTGGGAGGGCTGTGACCAAGCGGGCCTCTATCGCGCCCCCAAAGGCCATCGCGCCGAGGGGGAGTACCACCATTTCTGCCTGGAGCACGTCCGGCACTACAACATCGCCTTCAATTTCTTCTCGGGCATGAGCCAGGACGACGTGGAGGCCTATGTCTCCCGCACCACCCAGACCGACGGACGGCCGACCTGGGGCATGGGCGCCAAGCCCGGCCCGGGCGCGCAGCCCAACCGGCCCGGCAAGGGCTCGAAAACCTACGCGCGCGGCGAGCGCTTCCACGATCCCTTCCACGTCTTCGCACGCTACCAGCGCTACCAGAACAAGTCGGCCGGGCCCAAGACCGAGCGCAAGCGCCCGCTGGGCGAACTCGACCGGCGCGCCTTCGAGGCGCTGGGCCTGGAAGGCGTGGCCAAGTCCGACGAGATCAAGAAGGCCTACAAGGCCCTGGTCAAGATCCACCACCCCGACGCCAATGGCGGCGACCGCTCCTCCGAAGACCGGCTGCGCGCCATCATCGTGGCCTATACGCATCTGAAGAATACCGGGTACGTGACGCGCTAG
- a CDS encoding OmpA family protein: MNGKNTMLATAFALAFIPGIAMAAPARLVLVIGGEAYDGPPKFVVTFDGKPVGEGAVDKAIDTGTDQRFADAVDKSQYVESFSFDIPEADFRPTGEIRISLTNEAYGGDGSNRDRNLFVSSVTLNGVEIKAANLATVTKAGLEPNQMVGDYLAINDNTTQAVSLAPEGGWPEAAADESAPPAAKPAEPATPAAETPAEPEAPAPAAKPAAPAEPKAEEAKPAPQPEPEAKPEPAGAPEPAEAAAPEDKVAAAEAAPAKAAAAQTATCTLEKSFDVTGFGQNSNDLTPATNKQLDAIAEEIGAQTCSITLTGYSDTYGSYATNALFSVERAQNALKYLRDKGIKFEKAEATGVGETTKFGPSARANRRVVIAVTP; encoded by the coding sequence ATGAACGGAAAAAATACAATGCTGGCCACCGCTTTTGCGCTGGCCTTCATCCCCGGTATCGCGATGGCGGCGCCGGCCAGGCTGGTCCTTGTCATCGGCGGGGAGGCCTATGACGGCCCGCCCAAATTCGTCGTGACTTTCGATGGCAAGCCGGTCGGGGAAGGGGCTGTGGACAAGGCCATCGACACCGGAACCGACCAGCGTTTCGCCGATGCTGTGGACAAGTCCCAATATGTCGAAAGCTTCAGCTTCGATATTCCCGAGGCCGATTTCCGCCCCACCGGGGAGATCCGCATCAGCCTCACCAACGAGGCCTATGGCGGGGATGGCTCCAACCGCGACCGCAACCTCTTCGTCTCCTCGGTCACCCTCAACGGGGTCGAGATCAAGGCGGCGAACCTGGCGACGGTGACCAAGGCCGGGCTTGAGCCCAACCAGATGGTCGGGGATTACCTGGCCATCAACGACAACACCACCCAGGCGGTGTCGCTGGCGCCCGAGGGCGGCTGGCCCGAGGCCGCTGCGGACGAGTCGGCGCCTCCGGCCGCCAAGCCCGCCGAACCGGCCACCCCGGCTGCCGAGACGCCCGCCGAGCCCGAGGCGCCGGCTCCAGCGGCCAAACCAGCTGCGCCAGCCGAACCCAAGGCGGAAGAAGCCAAGCCTGCCCCGCAGCCTGAGCCCGAAGCCAAGCCGGAACCTGCTGGCGCGCCCGAGCCGGCCGAAGCCGCCGCCCCAGAGGACAAGGTCGCCGCAGCCGAGGCGGCGCCGGCCAAGGCGGCAGCCGCACAGACCGCCACCTGCACCCTCGAAAAATCCTTCGACGTCACCGGCTTCGGCCAGAACTCGAACGATCTTACCCCCGCTACCAACAAGCAGCTCGATGCCATTGCCGAGGAGATCGGCGCGCAGACCTGCTCGATCACGCTGACGGGCTATTCGGATACCTATGGCTCTTACGCCACCAATGCCCTGTTCTCGGTCGAGCGGGCGCAGAACGCGCTCAAGTATCTGCGCGACAAGGGCATCAAGTTCGAAAAGGCCGAGGCAACGGGCGTGGGCGAGACCACCAAGTTCGGGCCGAGCGCCCGCGCCAACCGGCGCGTCGTCATCGCCGTCACGCCCTAG